In Nothobranchius furzeri strain GRZ-AD chromosome 18, NfurGRZ-RIMD1, whole genome shotgun sequence, a single genomic region encodes these proteins:
- the LOC107392278 gene encoding Krueppel-like factor 11, with the protein MLSSLSRHINDMDLYKTQHMDHFGSCVKRRRHDSEQSVSSGTGSCSSGLEYTDLEAAEALVCMSSWGQSLFLSSNKPNPCKPRPLTPASDSCDSLLPLEIPEPPKDFVSLSSLCMTPPHSPSFVETSSTSAVQARPGGSTRCSGSELHPLTAERTLSLPGPAQPCRAMATSVIRHTADRSLCQHIPVAASSERTVNGVMDVLVCKQQQECLANTLQVIAPPSPPDLLAPSETAPPCSPSIPCLNSASTSTFVNSQPTSSPPTPSVPTTLSPPPVTSPQIICQMFPVCSQSGIISAFIPGAIQGSSTGIRTATAPILPPPASANTPPVQQSLIVGSAVPQGTVMLVLPQSSVSQAPHCPQTVMTLGNTKLLPLAPAPVYMPAGTNSSIAATKMDFSRRRNYVCNFPGCRKTYFKSSHLKAHLRTHTGEKPFSCSWEGCDKRFARSDELSRHRRTHTGEKKFVCPVCDRRFMRSDHLTKHARRHMTMKKTPAWQADVRNLSKMAAGKTPSKAAVATLSMLVPAGSK; encoded by the exons ATGCTGTCGTCTTTATCGCGACACATTAATGACATGGACTTATACAAG ACACAACATATGGATCATTTTGGGTCTTGTGTTAAGAGAAGAAGGCATGACAGCGAACAGTCTGTCTCTAGCGGAACCGGCAGCTGTTCATCTGGCCTGGAGTACACCGACTTGGAGGCAGCCGAAGCTCTGGTGTGCATGAGCTCTTGGGGACAGAGTCTCTTCCTCAGCAGCAACAAGCCGAACCCTTGCAAGCCTAGACCCCTCACCCCTGCCTCTGATTCCTGTGACTCTCTCCTACCGCTGGAGATCCCAGAACCCCCAAAGGACTTTGTGTCTCTTTCTTCTCTG TGCATGACACCCCCTCACAGTCCCAGCTTCGTTGAGACCTCATCGACCAGCGCGGTCCAGGCAAGACCTGGTGGGTCTACACGGTGCTCTGGATCGGAGCTCCATCCACTCACCGCTGAGAGGACCCTCTCCCTCCCAGGTCCAGCACAACCCTGCAGAGCCATGGCGACCAGCGTCATCCGCCACACTGCAGATCGAAGCCTCTGCCAACACATTCCAGTGGCCGCTAGTTCAGAGAGAACCGTAAACGGCGTCATGGATGTCCTAGTCTGTAAGCAGCAGCAGGAATGTCTAGCGAACACCCTGCAGGTGATCGCGCCGCCCTCACCTCCTGACTTGCTCGCTCCTTCAGAAACTGCGCCCCCTTGCAGCCCCTCAATACCTTGTTTGAACAGTGCCTCCACCTCCACTTTTGTCAACAGCCAGCCAACAAGCAGCCCACCCACTCCCAGTGTTCCCACCACCTTGTCCCCTCCCCCTGTAACCAGCCCTCAAAtcatctgccagatgttccctgtCTGCAGCCAATCGGGGATAATCTCAGCCTTCATCCCTGGCGCCATTCAGGGGTCCAGTACTGGAATTCGGACTGCCACAGCACCCATTCTCCCACCGCCTGCCTCAGCTAACACCCCCCCTGTTCAGCAGTCCCTTATCGTGGGCTCAGCTGTGCCCCAGGGCACGGTGATGCTGGTCCTCCCACAATCCTCCGTATCTCAGGCACCTCACTGCCCTCAAACTGTTATGACCTTGGGCAACACCAAGCTGCTACCCCTGGCCCCGGCCCCTGTGTACATGCCCGCGGGGACCAACAGCAGCATAGCCGCCACAAAGATGGACTTTTCCCGCAGGAGGAACTACGTCTGCAACTTTCCAGGATGCAGGAAGACCTACTTCAAGAGCTCCCACCTCAAGGCTCACCtgcgaactcacacag GTGAGAAGCCCTTCAGCTGCAGCTGGGAAGGCTGTGATAAGAGGTTCGCCCGTTCCGACGAACTCTCCCGCCACCGCCGCACACACACTGGGGAGAAGAAATTTGTCTGCCCCGTGTGCGACCGGCGGTTCATGCGTAGCGATCACCTAACCAAACACGCCCGCCGTCACATGACCATGAAAAAGACTCCTGCCTGGCAGGCGGATGTTCGCAATCTGAGCAAAATGGCTGCTGGCAAAACTCCCTCTAAAGCTGCCGTTGCCACCCTGAGCATGTTGGTACCTGCTGGCTCGAAGTAA